In Halarcobacter bivalviorum, a genomic segment contains:
- a CDS encoding methyl-accepting chemotaxis protein — protein sequence MKNLSIKAKLLAIVISSIVIVSVIILVQSNIALYNTSGKITTKFEGDAYSSKEAELKSYVEIAIKTVESFYKRAQNDPENLEAYKKAALEAIESIRYGEDGYYWINDSHPNMVMHAIKPALNGKDLSKIKDPNGVFLFNEMAKITQGNPKGGLVEYVWPKPGFEKPQPKFSYVMKFEPWDWIIGTGAYVDNISSSIDKMKSATEEEIFSTMMTNIVIIFIIMIILAFIMLVIAKKSIFDPLENFQNGLLNFFKYLNKEQVNVDLLDDSSKDEIGTMSKGVNQNIKKTQSLIEQDAALIEDVKRVVEEIKKGHLDKKITKTTQNEALKELQVIFNEMLDIMLKNVHNDINEVNRVLSSFKNKDFREKISSPQGEIAKTLNELSEIINKMLFDNLKNGTTMNENAEMLRSNVEKLSISSNQQAASLEETAAALEEITGTITNTSNNITQIASYTQDLTNSVKVGQNLASETTSAMEEINSQTELIADAITVIDQIAFQTNILSLNAAVEAATAGEAGKGFAVVAAEVRNLASRSAEAAKEIKTIVENATSKANNGKEISQKMIEGYDGIYAKVQETESLIKDITIASKEQTTGIAQINDAVAELDKATQENANVANNTSDIANQTSQMAMNIVNEANESQFLNKDSVKVRNSNVVPQTTNRSTNTKVEAKKEIPTQKNKVIEAQTSNDDEWETF from the coding sequence ATGAAAAATCTATCAATAAAAGCAAAACTACTAGCAATTGTAATTAGTTCAATTGTAATAGTTTCAGTAATAATTTTAGTTCAATCAAATATTGCACTATACAACACTTCTGGAAAAATTACTACTAAATTTGAAGGAGATGCTTACTCTTCAAAAGAAGCTGAATTAAAAAGTTATGTTGAGATTGCAATTAAAACTGTAGAATCTTTTTATAAAAGAGCTCAAAATGACCCTGAAAATTTAGAGGCTTATAAAAAAGCAGCTTTAGAAGCTATTGAAAGTATTAGATATGGAGAAGATGGTTATTACTGGATAAATGATTCTCATCCAAATATGGTTATGCATGCAATTAAGCCTGCACTAAATGGAAAAGATTTATCAAAAATCAAAGACCCAAACGGAGTTTTTTTATTTAATGAAATGGCAAAAATCACTCAAGGTAATCCAAAAGGTGGATTAGTAGAATATGTATGGCCTAAACCTGGTTTTGAAAAACCACAACCTAAATTTTCTTATGTAATGAAATTTGAACCTTGGGATTGGATTATTGGTACAGGAGCTTATGTAGATAATATTAGTTCTTCAATTGATAAAATGAAAAGTGCTACTGAAGAAGAGATTTTTTCTACAATGATGACAAATATTGTTATTATATTTATTATTATGATTATCTTAGCTTTTATTATGTTAGTAATTGCAAAGAAAAGTATTTTTGATCCACTTGAAAACTTCCAAAATGGTTTATTAAACTTCTTTAAATACTTAAATAAAGAACAAGTAAATGTTGACTTACTTGATGATAGCAGCAAAGATGAAATAGGTACTATGTCAAAAGGAGTTAATCAAAATATCAAAAAAACTCAATCTCTAATTGAGCAAGATGCAGCCTTAATTGAAGATGTAAAAAGAGTAGTTGAAGAGATTAAAAAAGGTCACTTAGATAAAAAAATCACAAAAACAACTCAGAATGAAGCTCTTAAAGAGTTACAGGTTATCTTCAACGAGATGTTAGATATTATGCTTAAAAATGTTCATAATGATATAAATGAAGTAAATAGAGTATTAAGCAGTTTCAAAAATAAAGACTTTAGAGAGAAAATCTCTTCTCCTCAAGGTGAAATAGCTAAAACATTAAATGAGTTATCTGAGATTATTAATAAAATGCTTTTTGATAATCTAAAAAATGGTACAACAATGAATGAAAATGCGGAAATGCTTAGATCAAATGTTGAAAAATTAAGTATTAGTTCAAACCAACAAGCTGCATCTTTAGAAGAGACTGCTGCTGCTTTAGAAGAGATTACAGGAACAATTACTAATACTTCAAATAATATTACTCAAATAGCAAGTTATACTCAAGATTTAACAAACTCTGTAAAAGTTGGTCAAAACTTAGCAAGTGAAACTACTTCTGCAATGGAAGAAATTAACTCACAAACAGAATTAATTGCAGATGCAATTACTGTTATTGACCAGATTGCATTCCAAACAAATATTCTTTCACTTAATGCAGCTGTTGAAGCTGCAACTGCTGGAGAAGCAGGAAAAGGATTTGCTGTTGTTGCTGCAGAAGTTAGAAACTTAGCTAGTAGGTCAGCAGAAGCAGCAAAAGAGATTAAAACAATTGTTGAAAATGCAACTTCAAAAGCAAATAATGGTAAAGAGATTTCTCAAAAAATGATTGAGGGATATGATGGAATTTATGCAAAAGTTCAAGAAACAGAGAGTTTAATCAAAGATATTACTATTGCTTCTAAAGAACAAACAACTGGTATTGCACAAATAAATGATGCCGTTGCTGAGTTAGATAAAGCAACTCAAGAAAATGCAAATGTTGCAAATAATACAAGTGATATTGCAAATCAAACATCTCAAATGGCTATGAATATAGTAAATGAAGCAAATGAATCTCAATTTTTAAACAAAGATAGTGTAAAAGTTAGAAATTCTAATGTAGTACCTCAAACTACTAATAGAAGTACTAATACAAAAGTTGAAGCTAAAAAAGAGATACCAACCCAAAAAAATAAAGTTATTGAAGCTCAAACAAGTAATGATGATGAATGGGAAACTTTCTAG
- a CDS encoding SAM-dependent methyltransferase — MNSNKISFKQYMQKWLYSNDGYYATYKSIGKEGDFFTSVSTSSFFGGTIAKKIVDEIQNGKLTKDTTILEVGAHHGYLLADIIQFIYTLAPSLLETLTFAIVERFENLQKVQKEYLEKSFGNSIKLRFYKDIKEVKLPSAFVLANEIFDAFACELVYEKDSTFYQAFVEKNKIVFEVCEEKSILEHCHEYRLSKGEVCLDYEIFINTLCQNIDNFQFLTFDYGDKFYRNDFSTRLYKKHKVSPIFEENLLLENYYKKADITYDVCFSYLKDIFEKNNINEIKFNTQMNTLIEFGIIELLEILKINVDEKRYLKEVQKVKMLIEPTGMGDRFKTLYVKK; from the coding sequence ATGAATTCAAATAAAATTTCTTTTAAACAATATATGCAAAAATGGCTCTACTCAAATGATGGATATTACGCTACTTATAAGAGTATTGGAAAAGAAGGAGACTTTTTTACTTCAGTTTCAACTTCCTCTTTTTTTGGGGGAACTATTGCAAAAAAAATAGTTGATGAAATCCAAAATGGAAAGCTTACAAAAGATACAACTATTTTAGAAGTAGGTGCTCATCATGGTTACCTTTTAGCAGATATTATTCAATTTATTTATACTTTAGCTCCTTCTTTATTAGAAACTCTAACTTTTGCAATTGTAGAGAGATTTGAAAATTTACAAAAAGTACAAAAAGAGTATTTAGAAAAATCTTTTGGAAATAGTATCAAACTAAGATTTTATAAAGATATCAAAGAGGTAAAACTCCCTTCTGCTTTTGTTCTGGCAAATGAGATTTTTGATGCCTTTGCTTGTGAATTAGTTTATGAAAAAGATTCTACGTTTTATCAAGCTTTTGTAGAAAAAAATAAAATAGTATTTGAAGTATGTGAAGAGAAGAGCATCCTTGAACATTGCCATGAATATAGACTTTCAAAAGGAGAAGTTTGTTTAGATTATGAAATTTTTATAAATACTCTTTGTCAAAATATAGATAACTTTCAATTTCTTACTTTTGATTATGGAGATAAATTTTATAGAAATGACTTCTCTACAAGACTCTATAAAAAACATAAAGTTTCACCTATTTTTGAAGAGAATCTTCTTCTAGAAAACTATTATAAAAAAGCAGATATTACTTATGATGTTTGCTTTTCTTACCTAAAAGATATTTTTGAAAAAAACAATATCAATGAAATTAAATTCAATACACAAATGAATACTCTTATAGAGTTTGGAATAATTGAATTACTTGAAATTCTAAAAATAAATGTAGATGAGAAAAGATATTTAAAAGAGGTGCAAAAAGTTAAGATGCTTATTGAACCAACAGGAATGGGAGATAGATTTAAAACTCTCTATGTAAAAAAGTAA
- the pyk gene encoding pyruvate kinase has translation MEKRTKILATLGPASNSVEMIEGLIKAGANMFRLNFSHGDHEYHLNTLNNIRTAMNNLNTTIAVLQDISGPKVRIGDVKEPFELLKGDEITFVKNEIVGYKQDDKKYIVSINYPELLDKVKVDEYIYLYDGTIRAKVTQTGKEIKAIVENHGVLASKKGINFPNTVIDIDVITEKDKKDIAWGVENKVDYFAISFVQNKRDMEHARKLLGNYKGKLIAKIEKFDAVENIDEIIEASDGLMVARGDLGIEVPYYEVPTIQKRLIKKANEACMPVITATQMLLSMTENERATRAEISDVANAVLDGTDVVMLSEESAVGIDPINTVETMANIIRKTEEIYPFDKHDKLAYHDEFDVIQATATKLADDLGAKGIIALTSSGKSAMKISRYRPKTPIYIFSHKRRVLNPLCANWGVFPISKIKEAQASKMIHIMLKKLEEKGLLDKSGIYVATIGYPVGIPGSTNTIKILTPSEMDYYLNLPAIKKK, from the coding sequence ATGGAAAAAAGAACAAAAATATTAGCAACATTAGGACCTGCAAGTAATAGTGTTGAGATGATTGAAGGGCTAATTAAAGCCGGAGCAAATATGTTTAGGCTTAATTTTTCACATGGCGATCATGAATATCATTTAAATACATTAAATAATATTAGAACAGCTATGAATAATCTTAATACTACAATTGCAGTACTTCAAGATATTTCTGGTCCTAAAGTGAGAATTGGTGATGTTAAAGAACCATTTGAATTATTAAAAGGTGATGAAATTACTTTTGTAAAAAATGAGATTGTTGGTTACAAACAAGATGACAAAAAATATATAGTATCAATCAACTATCCAGAACTACTTGACAAAGTTAAAGTTGATGAATATATCTATTTATATGATGGAACAATTCGTGCAAAAGTTACTCAAACAGGTAAAGAGATTAAAGCTATTGTAGAAAATCACGGAGTATTAGCTTCTAAAAAAGGTATCAACTTCCCAAATACAGTAATTGATATTGATGTAATTACTGAAAAAGATAAAAAAGATATTGCATGGGGTGTTGAAAACAAAGTTGATTACTTTGCTATCTCTTTTGTTCAAAATAAAAGAGATATGGAACATGCAAGAAAACTTCTTGGTAATTACAAAGGTAAACTTATTGCAAAAATTGAAAAATTTGATGCAGTTGAAAATATTGATGAAATTATTGAAGCAAGTGATGGTTTAATGGTAGCAAGAGGAGACTTAGGAATTGAAGTTCCTTATTATGAAGTTCCAACTATTCAAAAAAGACTTATCAAAAAAGCAAATGAAGCTTGTATGCCAGTAATTACAGCAACACAAATGCTTTTATCAATGACTGAAAATGAAAGAGCAACAAGAGCAGAAATCTCAGATGTAGCAAATGCAGTTTTAGATGGAACTGATGTTGTTATGTTAAGTGAAGAGAGTGCCGTTGGAATTGATCCAATTAATACTGTTGAAACTATGGCAAATATTATTAGAAAAACAGAAGAGATTTATCCTTTTGATAAACATGATAAACTAGCATATCATGATGAGTTTGATGTTATTCAAGCAACTGCTACAAAATTAGCAGATGATTTAGGAGCAAAAGGAATTATTGCTCTTACAAGTTCAGGTAAATCAGCAATGAAAATCTCTAGATATAGACCGAAGACACCAATTTATATCTTCTCTCATAAAAGAAGAGTATTAAATCCTTTATGTGCAAACTGGGGAGTTTTTCCTATTTCTAAAATAAAAGAGGCACAAGCTTCTAAGATGATTCATATCATGTTAAAAAAACTTGAAGAAAAAGGTTTATTAGATAAGAGTGGAATTTATGTAGCAACAATTGGTTATCCAGTTGGAATTCCAGGAAGTACAAATACTATTAAAATATTAACTCCATCAGAGATGGATTACTATTTAAATCTTCCAGCAATAAAAAAGAAATAA
- a CDS encoding TolC family protein, with translation MHFQKLANLLLISSLSLSSIVANEIDEKILSKDRLDIIDLSKKQNEEKSSKLRKDWINPITLSYSKNYTENYDTIKSMVSINQPIFKSGGIYSAIKYANVNFKYNDLDIETQRKELIKQVTTMLFNLHIIDLNIKKNELLLKNAKIDIERKKEQVLNGFLDTSYLDNAILDANGVKNTLADLYFQKEELENNFNNLASKEYTSFELPQLTLTDKENFLENSLELAKARVDIKQKDYLTNMSISQYLPTLSVNMDYNHYHDTDSNPSIVDETTTNYGVSVSMPLDVRALNDVQTQRIEYLKSKLNLNNIILEEQNFYKTKLSRIDMLERKKEIAKEDYELYDSLLKIIVEEKNAQLKTQSDVDTLANSQKIKSLEVKIYELQKQIELLEVYSKII, from the coding sequence ATGCACTTTCAAAAATTAGCTAATCTACTTTTAATCTCTTCATTATCACTTTCTAGCATAGTGGCAAATGAAATTGATGAAAAAATTCTTTCAAAAGATAGATTAGATATTATTGATTTAAGTAAAAAACAAAATGAAGAAAAAAGTTCAAAGTTAAGAAAAGATTGGATTAATCCAATCACTTTGAGCTACTCTAAAAACTATACAGAAAACTATGACACTATTAAAAGTATGGTTTCTATAAATCAACCTATTTTTAAAAGTGGTGGTATTTATAGTGCAATTAAATATGCTAATGTAAACTTCAAATATAATGACTTAGATATTGAAACTCAAAGAAAAGAGTTAATAAAACAAGTAACCACAATGCTTTTTAATCTTCATATTATTGATTTAAATATTAAAAAAAATGAGCTTCTTCTAAAAAATGCAAAAATAGATATTGAAAGAAAAAAAGAACAGGTATTAAATGGTTTCTTAGATACTTCATATTTAGATAATGCAATTTTAGATGCAAATGGTGTTAAGAATACTCTTGCTGATTTATATTTTCAAAAAGAAGAGTTAGAGAATAACTTTAATAATCTTGCAAGTAAAGAATATACCAGCTTTGAATTACCTCAACTTACTTTAACAGATAAAGAGAACTTTTTAGAAAACTCTTTAGAACTTGCAAAAGCAAGAGTTGATATTAAACAAAAAGATTACCTTACAAATATGTCTATTTCTCAATATTTACCAACACTTAGTGTAAATATGGATTATAACCATTATCATGATACAGATAGTAACCCTTCTATTGTAGATGAAACTACGACAAATTATGGAGTTTCTGTTTCAATGCCTTTAGATGTAAGAGCTTTAAATGATGTACAAACACAAAGAATTGAGTATCTAAAATCAAAACTAAATTTAAATAATATTATTTTAGAAGAACAAAATTTTTATAAAACAAAACTTTCAAGAATTGATATGCTTGAGAGAAAAAAAGAGATTGCAAAAGAGGATTATGAACTTTATGACTCTTTATTAAAAATTATAGTTGAAGAGAAAAATGCTCAATTAAAAACACAAAGTGATGTAGATACACTTGCAAATTCTCAAAAAATAAAGTCTTTAGAAGTAAAAATTTATGAGTTACAAAAACAAATAGAACTTTTAGAGGTTTATTCGAAGATTATTTAA
- a CDS encoding aspartate aminotransferase family protein, with amino-acid sequence MLEQLDKQFVLQTYKRNYVNFKKGINATLFDETDRDYIDFTSGIGVVSVGHGNKEVADAICKQANNIIHISNLYAIEPQAKLAEKIAKLSEMDVATFFANSGAEANEGAIKIARKYGETKFDKKRYKVITLEHSFHGRTITTVKATGQASMHSPNFAPYPDGFKYDARIDDIYNSIDDETVAVMIELVQGEGGVQPFEKKDIQELAKFLKEQGILLIIDEVQSGVYRTGEFLASNLYEIEPDIITLAKGLGGGVPIGAVVTKHKDIFEAGDHGSTFGGNYLSTAAASKVVDILDEYKNSGQLDETIIYFDSKLNELIKKYPELLLEKVGVGLMKGIRIKDADSLAAIISKAFEEGVLVLRAGKNTLRLLPPLTISKKEIDEGFKRLENALSKIS; translated from the coding sequence ATGTTAGAACAATTAGATAAGCAGTTTGTACTTCAAACTTATAAAAGAAACTATGTAAACTTTAAAAAAGGTATAAATGCAACACTTTTTGATGAAACAGATAGAGATTACATCGATTTTACATCAGGGATTGGTGTTGTTTCAGTAGGACATGGAAATAAAGAAGTTGCTGATGCAATCTGCAAACAAGCTAACAATATTATTCATATTTCAAATCTTTATGCAATAGAACCTCAAGCAAAACTTGCTGAAAAAATTGCAAAACTTTCAGAAATGGATGTGGCAACATTTTTTGCAAACTCAGGAGCAGAAGCAAATGAAGGTGCAATTAAAATTGCTAGAAAATATGGTGAAACAAAATTTGATAAAAAAAGATATAAAGTAATCACTTTAGAACACTCTTTTCATGGTAGAACAATTACAACAGTAAAAGCAACAGGTCAAGCTTCTATGCACTCTCCTAATTTTGCTCCATATCCAGATGGATTTAAATATGATGCAAGAATAGATGATATTTATAATTCAATTGATGATGAAACAGTTGCTGTAATGATTGAGTTAGTACAAGGAGAAGGTGGGGTACAACCTTTTGAAAAAAAAGATATTCAAGAACTTGCAAAATTTTTAAAAGAACAAGGTATTTTATTAATCATTGATGAAGTTCAATCAGGTGTTTATAGAACAGGAGAGTTCTTAGCTTCAAATCTATATGAAATTGAGCCAGATATTATTACTTTAGCAAAAGGTCTTGGTGGTGGAGTTCCTATTGGAGCTGTAGTTACTAAGCATAAAGATATTTTTGAAGCTGGTGACCATGGATCTACTTTTGGTGGAAACTACTTAAGTACAGCTGCAGCTTCTAAAGTTGTTGATATTTTAGATGAGTATAAAAACTCTGGTCAATTAGATGAAACAATCATCTATTTTGATTCAAAATTAAATGAATTAATAAAAAAATATCCTGAACTTCTATTAGAAAAGGTTGGAGTTGGTCTAATGAAAGGTATTAGAATAAAAGATGCAGATTCTCTTGCAGCTATTATTTCAAAAGCTTTTGAAGAAGGTGTTTTAGTATTAAGAGCAGGAAAAAATACTTTAAGACTTTTACCTCCATTAACAATATCTAAAAAAGAGATTGATGAGGGATTTAAAAGGTTAGAGAATGCACTTTCAAAAATTAGCTAA
- a CDS encoding fatty acid cis/trans isomerase, translating into MNYTKYFFFFLFLLFQTTIFAKDEFSFSKDIKPILDNRCVTCHSCYNSPCQLKLSSFEGLIRGASKENIYANRLSAIEPSRLFVDATTEEQWREKDFFSVTKTFEDSSNSIMLELLEQKQKNPINKGDYSPETDELACVQNETELKEYLEKNPHKAMPYGFPAISKKEHELLSSWLKAGKLVDDKKDKITVFEKKQIKKFEDFFNNKAIKYQVTARYIYEHLFLAHLYFDKNSRNFFELVRSRTKTGVIEVIPTRFPYSEVKEPFYYRIKPIESTIVHKTHMVYELNDKKLKRYEELFIKNKWLEKPYMPPFDTKISANALKTFKQIPAKSRYEFLLDDIHYFIMTYIRGPVCKGQIALNVINDHFWIMFMDPNSDLAIRDEKYLNDNLVNLSIPNKYGQTPDLLETFTIVKNYQQAQIYFNNKNKIYKEYYPKGVSLDHLWKGNKNSKDSILTIYRHFDSASVHKGALGNIPKTMWVIDYPLLERLYYSLVAGFDIFGSTSHQFLVRKHMDRLRIEGETNFLEFFPTEVRREYFNSWYKGWLAQRLSFYVPSENEPNINYKTKDYKEEFVDKLFKKLKISKDRINFIDKDYVAVKILENYSTKEQIEETFKTLTLPNNSKFIQYHTDDKTNLAYIRVELENGQDLIYTMVINRWHDNVALMFNEDSRLNPKKDRINFIEGFIGSYPNIFVKVKQKDLKEFFTIIYDYQDTKEEKEKILKYVINRAHPNFWEEYDWFTKKFEEQDKLHFGLFDLNRYHIKAIDNFR; encoded by the coding sequence ATGAATTATACAAAGTACTTTTTTTTCTTTTTATTTTTACTATTTCAAACTACTATTTTTGCAAAAGATGAATTTTCCTTTTCAAAAGATATCAAACCTATTTTAGACAATAGATGTGTAACCTGTCACTCTTGTTATAACTCCCCTTGTCAGTTGAAGTTATCCTCTTTTGAGGGTCTTATAAGAGGAGCTTCAAAGGAGAATATCTATGCAAATAGATTAAGTGCTATTGAGCCTTCAAGACTTTTTGTTGATGCTACTACAGAAGAACAATGGAGAGAAAAAGATTTTTTTTCAGTTACTAAAACTTTTGAAGATTCAAGCAACTCTATAATGTTAGAGCTTTTAGAACAAAAACAAAAAAATCCTATAAATAAAGGGGATTATTCTCCTGAAACAGATGAATTAGCTTGTGTACAAAATGAGACTGAGCTAAAAGAGTATTTAGAAAAGAATCCTCATAAAGCAATGCCTTATGGTTTTCCAGCAATAAGTAAAAAAGAGCATGAACTTTTAAGTTCATGGCTAAAAGCAGGAAAATTAGTAGATGATAAAAAAGATAAAATTACAGTATTTGAGAAAAAGCAAATAAAAAAATTTGAAGACTTTTTTAATAATAAAGCTATTAAGTATCAAGTAACAGCTAGATATATTTATGAACATCTTTTTTTAGCTCATCTATATTTTGATAAAAATAGTAGAAACTTTTTTGAATTAGTTAGGTCAAGAACAAAAACAGGAGTGATTGAAGTTATTCCCACTAGGTTTCCATATAGTGAAGTAAAAGAACCTTTTTATTATAGAATAAAACCTATTGAATCAACAATTGTACATAAAACTCATATGGTATATGAATTAAATGATAAAAAACTAAAAAGATATGAAGAGCTTTTTATAAAAAATAAATGGCTTGAAAAACCATATATGCCCCCTTTTGATACTAAAATATCTGCAAATGCACTTAAAACTTTTAAACAGATTCCTGCAAAAAGTAGATACGAATTTCTACTTGATGATATTCACTATTTTATAATGACTTATATTCGTGGCCCTGTTTGTAAAGGTCAAATTGCTTTAAATGTGATTAATGACCATTTTTGGATAATGTTTATGGACCCAAACTCTGATTTAGCAATAAGAGATGAAAAGTATCTAAATGATAATTTAGTAAATCTATCTATTCCAAATAAATATGGACAAACACCTGATTTATTAGAAACTTTTACAATAGTTAAAAATTATCAACAAGCACAAATATATTTTAATAATAAAAATAAAATCTATAAAGAGTATTATCCTAAAGGAGTATCATTAGATCATCTATGGAAAGGTAATAAAAATAGTAAGGACTCTATTCTAACTATTTATAGACATTTTGATTCAGCTTCAGTACATAAAGGGGCATTAGGAAATATCCCTAAAACAATGTGGGTTATTGATTATCCTTTACTTGAAAGACTATATTACTCACTTGTTGCTGGATTTGATATCTTTGGAAGTACTTCTCATCAATTTTTAGTAAGAAAACATATGGACAGATTAAGAATTGAAGGGGAAACTAACTTTTTAGAATTTTTTCCTACAGAAGTAAGAAGAGAATACTTTAACTCTTGGTACAAAGGTTGGTTAGCACAAAGACTATCTTTTTATGTGCCTTCTGAAAATGAGCCTAATATAAATTACAAAACAAAAGATTATAAAGAAGAGTTTGTAGATAAACTATTTAAAAAACTAAAAATATCAAAAGATAGAATAAATTTTATAGATAAAGATTATGTAGCAGTAAAGATATTAGAAAACTACTCTACAAAAGAACAAATAGAAGAGACATTTAAAACATTAACTCTACCAAATAACTCTAAATTTATTCAATATCATACAGATGATAAAACTAATCTAGCATATATTAGAGTTGAGCTAGAAAATGGTCAAGATTTAATTTATACTATGGTTATAAATAGATGGCATGATAATGTTGCTTTGATGTTTAATGAAGACTCAAGATTAAATCCTAAAAAAGATAGAATCAATTTTATTGAAGGGTTTATTGGTTCTTATCCAAATATTTTTGTAAAGGTAAAACAGAAAGATTTAAAAGAATTTTTTACAATAATTTATGATTATCAAGATACGAAAGAAGAAAAAGAAAAGATTTTAAAATATGTAATAAATAGAGCGCATCCTAACTTTTGGGAAGAGTATGATTGGTTTACTAAAAAATTTGAAGAACAAGATAAGCTACATTTTGGTCTATTTGACTTAAATAGATATCATATTAAAGCTATTGATAACTTTCGTTAA